In the genome of Osmerus mordax isolate fOsmMor3 chromosome 15, fOsmMor3.pri, whole genome shotgun sequence, one region contains:
- the sdr16c5b gene encoding epidermal retinol dehydrogenase 2, translating to MNIFLETLQLLVLSIYYNLEAFLMLFIPTRKKSIAGETILITGAGSGIGRLMALAFTSMDVNLVLWDINVDGLKETAHLVKEKGTSQVYTYTCDCGNRTEVYTVADQVKREVGDVTILINNAGIVTGRKFLDAPDNLIEKSVEVNTMAHFWTYKAFLPAMIANNHGHLVSIASSAGLIGVNGLADYCSSKFGAVGFAESVALEMHATGKEGVKTTIVCPFFINTGMFDGCSTKWPTFLPILQPNYVVKKIVSAILTDQVYLYLPRSLYIIIFLKNILPTKLGVLLGDYIGAFNFMDSFKGHGKKD from the exons ATGAATATCTTTCTGGAGACACTACAACTGCTGGTCTTATCCATATACTACAATCTGGAGGCATTTCTAATGCTTTTCATTCCTACGCGGAAAAAAAGCATAGCTGGAGAGACTATCTTGATCACAGGGGCAGGCAGTGGTATTGGAAGACTAATGGCACTTGCATTTACATCCATGGATGTCAATTTGGTGCTGTGGGACATAAATGTGGATGGACTTAAAGAGACTGCTCATCTGGTGAAGGAGAAGGGCACCTCCCAGGTGTACACGTACACCTGCGACTGCGGAAACAGAACGGAGGTGTACACAGTAGCTGACCAG GTTAAAAGAGAAGTCGGAGATGTGACCATCCTCATAAACAATGCAGGAATTGTGACGGGCAGGAAATTCTTGGATGCCCCAGACAATTTAATTGAAAAGTCTGTTGAAGTGAACACTATGGCACACTTCTGG ACATACAAAGCATTTCTCCCAGCCATGATAGCCAATAACCATGGTCACTTGGTGAGCATCGCTAGTTCTGCTGGACTGATTGGAGTTAATGGCTTGGCAG ATTACTGTTCTAGTAAGTTTGGGGCTGTAGGTTTTGCCGAGTCAGTGGCACTGGAGATGCATGctacagggaaagagggagtgaaGACAACCATTGTGTGTCCCTTCTTCATCAACACAGGGATGTTTGATGGTTGCAGTACCAA GTGGCCAACCTTCCTTCCCATCCTTCAGCCTAATTATGTggtaaaaaaaattgtttctgCAATCCTGACCGACCAAGTGTACCTCTACCTACCTCGGAGTTTGTACATCATCATCTTCCTAAAAAA CATTTTACCCACAAAACTGGGAGTTCTTTTAGGAGACTACATCGGGGCATTCAATTTCATGGATTCATTCAAAGGCCATGGGAAAAAAGACTGA
- the zgc:56231 gene encoding kinesin-like protein KIF20A → MAEAESAGHQQPLKVYLRIRPFFQDEISDNEDQGCVVLENGQTVSLHAPKGSSTMKNSDKGIGQAIHKFTFSQIFGPESKQTEIFEGTIKDQVYHYLEGKNALIFSYGVTNAGKTHTIQGTQIDPGILPQSLNVIFQHIIGRQYEDLDLKPYLNNDVQNLCPDQVKQEINDKAAIFALLKEESEPLRVRVGSSDSCAYSTASLDSSSGGNSLTADLANTPERDDCQFALWVAFYEIYNENIFDLLQPPSSRNKKRTALRVCEDSVGNSYVRDLKWINVQNSEEARKILRVGNKNRSAASTKINQSSSRSHSIFTMKLLKMYGTEVQTVSELSLCDLAGSERCNKTKTFGERLKEAGNINTSLLILGKCIAAMQNRQSDRVKTSYIPFRESKLTRLFQSFLCGKGKTSMIVNINQCASTYDETLHVMKFSAVAKQVVQVIPTKSLESLAPRLVGWDGKLLLKNGVIDNQALESYLSEDELLDEEEEADVSILPQEELMNVIENLRTKLLAERKKNLIQEIEIRNEMGDAMLQQLMEGEELQNRQMAEMKESYQEKMENTFEMYKDALKEHAYQCALARVEDDYVPLAVLFAEQDKVEELNHKMAEMENKLAATRMVPSCVSTQDDSCQTLDPSQLNVQMDSERCKVLCEEKSSIEKLCEEKEQLISVLQKKLMELNETFQEALANSATLQKKLEEQDHHLDGIRKENMEKDEEVAFLKAELAKPSKKSPIRTRRGLLANIKDAVTSPRKSTVCKTLRKSSRTTSLLKKPSQ, encoded by the exons ATGGCGGAAGCCGAGAGTGCTGGGCATCAACAACCGCTGAAAGTCTACCTTAGGATAAGGCCTTTCTTTCAGGATGAGATCTCTGACAATGAGGACCAG GGTTGTGTGGTGCTTGAGAATGGTCAGACTGTGTCCTTGCATGCTCCTAAGGGCTCTTCCACTATGAAGAACAGTGATAAAGGCATTGGCCAGGCCATTCACAAATTCACTTTCTCTCAG ATATTTGGGCCAGAGTCGAAACAGACTGAAATCTTTGAAGGTACCATTAAAGACCAAGTGTACCACTATCTGGAGGGCAAGAATGCCCTAATTTTTAGCTATGGTGTGACCAATGCTGGCAAAACCCACACAATACAAG GAACACAGATCGACCCTGGAATTCTGCCTCAATCACTCAATGTCATCTTCCAACATATTATCGGGAGACAGTATGAGGACCTGGATTTGAAACCATATCTCAACAACGATGTCCAAAATTTATGTCCTGACCAGGTCAAACAAGAGATTAACGATAAAGCAGCCATATTTGCACTGCTTAAAGAG GAGAGTGAGCCTTTGAGAGTCAGGGTAGGTTCATCAGACAGCTGTGCTTACTCCACCGCAAGCCTGGACTCCTCTTCAGGGGGGAACAGTCTCACAG CTGACTTGGCAAATACACCTGAGAGGGATGACTGCCAGTTTGCCCTGTGGGTGGCATTCTATGAGATCTACAACGAGAATATTTTTGAcctgctccagcctccctcctccaggaacaAGAAGCGTACTGCTCTGCGAGTGTGTGAAGACAGTGTGGGGAACTCTTACGTTAGAG ATTTAAAGTGGATTAATGTCCAGAATTCAGAGGAGGCACGCAAGATTCTCCGAGTTGGAAATAAAAACCGATCTGCTGCTTCCACCAAAATAAACCAGTCATCAAGCAGAAG CCACAGCATATTTACGATGAAGTTGCTCAAGATGTATGGCACTGAGGTTCAGACGGTTTCAGA GCTCTCTCTTTGTGACCTAGCTGGCTCTGAAAGATGCAATAAAACCAAGACGTTTGGGGAGAGGCTGAAAGAGGCAGGAAACATCAACACTTCCTTGCTTATCCTTGGCAAATGCATTGCAGCCATGCAGAACAGACAAAGTGACAG AGTGAAGACAAGCTACATTCCATTCAGAGAGAGTAAACTAACAAGGCTCTTCCAGTCTTTTTTGTGTGGGAAGGGAAAAACGTCTATGATTGTCAACATAAACCAGTGTGCATCTACCTATGATGAAACTCTCCACGTCATGAAGTTCTCTGCTGTTGCTAAACAG GTGGTCCAGGTTATTCCAACCAAATCCCTGGAATCTTTAGCCCCAAGACTGGTTGGATGGGATGGCAAGCTTCTACTGAAGAATGGGGTCATCGATAACCAAGCTCTAGAGAGCTACCTGTCTGAGGATGAGCTgctggatgaagaggaggaggctgatGTCTCCATTTTGCCCCAGGAG GAGCTAATGAATGTGATTGAGAACCTCAGGACGAAACTTTTGGCTGAGCGGAAAAAAAACCTAATCCAGGAGATTGAGATTCGCAATGAAATGGGAGATGCTATGTTGCAGCAACTCATGGAGGGTGAAGAACTTCAAAA TCGTCAGATggcagagatgaaggagagctACCAGGAGAAGATGGAAAACACGTTTGAGATGTACAAGGATGCCCTTAAGGAGCATGCCTACCAGTGTGCTCTTGCTCGTGTGGAAGATGACTATGTCCCATTGGCAGTATTATTTGCTGAACAGGATAAAGTAGAG GAGCTGAATCACAAGATGGCTGAGATGGAGAACAAGTTGGCTGCAACCAGAATGGTTCCATCCTGTGTTTCAACACAAGACGACTCCTGCCAGACACTGGACCCCTCACAACTAAATGTTCAAATGG ATTCAGAGAGATGCAAAGTTCtttgtgaagaaaaaagttcCATAGAGAAACTCTGTGAAGAGAAGGAACAA TTAATTTCAGTTCTACAAAAGAAGTTGATGGAATTGAATGAAACATTTCAAGAGGCATTAGCAAATTCCGCAACTCTACAGAaaaagctggaggagcag GATCACCATCTAGATGGGATACGGAAAGAGAATatggagaaggatgaggaggttGCCTTTTTAAAAGCGGAGCTGGCCAAGCCAAGCAAGAAATCTCCAATCCGAACCAGACGGGGACTGCTTGCCAACATTAAGGACGCTGTGACGTCACCACGGAAGAGCACCGTCTGTAAGACGCTGAGGAAATCCTCCAGGACCACGTCCTTGCTGAAGAAGCCCTCCCAGTAG
- the rgs9bp gene encoding regulator of G-protein signaling 9-binding protein, with protein MPLLNNKVGDDGTARTPDTLEEGKALVESLIKVVACYRHLASCVGGSTDELKLRDELRQTREKAQNLSVANRQHLTARLRDKSLTPEERMEMELLWVAFSSSLELLYADMCKVCNMGNIFPLSKSNALVQTGIQGETAGVAARALSLPDLTDSKVPENVEEVEQSQLEEEISRVDLMIEDMELKVNVLRWTVEPRGPKYTDPVSSDSASLTMFSVDEEDPGHQRLCQPSQIFILLLLCGVAVVAAVLSVCVVYFS; from the exons ATGCCTCTTTTAAACAACAAAGTGGGTGATGATGGCACTGCCAGAACACCAGATACCTTGGAAGAAGGGAAAGCTCTTGTTGAGTCATTGATTAAG GTGGTGGCATGTTATCGGCACCTGGCTTCATGTGTGGGCGGGAGCACAGACGAATTGAAACTGCGAGACGAGTTGAGGCAAACGAGAGAGAAGGCCCAAAATCTCAGTGTGGCAAACCGTCAGCATCTCACAGCACGACTACGGGACAAAAGTCTGACCCCAGAGGAGCGAATGGAGATGGAGCTGTTATGGGTGGCTTTCTCTTCCAGTCTGGAACTCCTCTATGCTGACATGTGTAAAGTCTGTAACATGGGTAACATCTTTCCCCTATCCAAAAGCAATGCCTTAGTGCAGACTGGCATTCAAG GAGAGACCGCTGGGGTGGCAGCTCGGGCACTCAGTCTTCCAGACTTAACCGATTCCAAGGTCCCTGAGAACGTGGAGGAAGTGGAACAAAGCCAGTTGGAGGAGGAGATATCCCGGGTGGACCTCATGATTGAGGACATGGAGCTGAAGGTCAACGTTCTTCGCTGGACGGTGGAGCCACGTGGACCAAAGTACACCGACCCAGTCAGCTCTGACAGCGCCTCGCTGACCATGTTCTCAGTAGATGAAGAGGATCCTGGCCACCAGCGCCTCTGCCAGCCCAGTCAGATCTTTATATTGTTGTTGCTGTGCGGTGTCGCCGTGGTAGCAGCCGTGTTGTCTGTCTGCGTGGTCTATTTCTCCTGA
- the chchd7 gene encoding coiled-coil-helix-coiled-coil-helix domain-containing protein 7, with protein MDKNTRKVRNQDINPCIEESDGSQKCMDINNYDKSMCSAYFMRYKNCRKYWHNIMIERRHGGVKPDMPTAEERQQILTSIGGKPY; from the exons ATGGACAAAAATACACGCAAAGTACGGAATCAAGACATTAACCCATGCATTGAA GAAAGCGATGGATCGCAGAAGTGCATGGACATCAACAACTATGATAAGAGTATGTGTTCTGCATACTTCATGAGATATAAAAACTGTAGGAAATACTGG CACAACATCATGATAGAGAGAAGACATGGTGGTGTGAAACCAGACATGCCAACTGCTGAGGAACGACAGCAGATCTTGACTTCGATTGGGGGAAAGCCTTACTGA
- the rps20 gene encoding 40S ribosomal protein S20: MAFKDTGKAPVEAEVAIHRIRITLTSRNVKSLEKVCADLIRGAKEKNLKVKGPVRMPTKTLRITTRKTPCGEGSKTWDRFQMRIHKRLIDLHSPSEIVKQITSISIEPGVEVEVTIADA, encoded by the exons ATG GCATTTAAGGATACTGGTAAAGCGCCTGTTGAGGCCGAAGTGGCGATCCATCGCATCCGCATCACTCTGACCAGCCGTAACGTGAAGTCTCTGGAGAAAG TGTGCGCAGATTTGATCCGCGGTGCTAAGGAGAAGAATCTGAAGGTCAAGGGACCAGTCCGCATGCCAACCAAG ACCCTGCGTATCACCACCAGGAAGACCCCTTGTGGAGAAGGGTCCAAGACATGGGACCGCTTCCAGATGAGGATCCATAAGCGTCTGATTGATCTGCACAGTCCATCTGAGATAGTCAAGCAGATCACTTCAATCAGCATTGAGCCTGGAGTAGAGGTTGAGGTCACCATCGCTGACGCATAG